One genomic window of Bactrocera dorsalis isolate Fly_Bdor chromosome 4, ASM2337382v1, whole genome shotgun sequence includes the following:
- the LOC105226120 gene encoding leucine-rich repeat-containing protein 58 — protein sequence MEVYTSDSSDTDSREQKTLDYGRMNLTVITLDDDLHAKKALKTHKDFETLLLNHNRLTQLPPALTKFVNLKVLDLSSNCLTQLPEAICNLPLVTLIAKNNNLSNKSLPKSFVMRNSALKELNLSGNQLTHFPEQVLELRQLRYFYAGANRITAISKDIWKMQSLQVLSLGGNQISDVPESVGMLSQLQALVLCDNVIENLPTSIAHLNSLKSLLLHKNRLRHLPKDIIALKNLTELSLRDNPLVVRFVQDIAMKPPTLMEFAARVVKCTGIPYGPGIVPRTVNDYLQSANCCVNPKCKGVFFDNRVEHIKFVDFCGKYRVPLLHYLCSSKCIEPEPELPQTSGANGYMMRKVLLG from the exons atggaagTATACACATCAGACAGCAGCGACACAGACTCGCGCGAGCAAAAAACACTGGATTACGGACGTATGAACCTCACCGTAATCACACTGGACGACGATTTACATGCAAAGAAGGCGCTCAAAACACACAAGGATTTCGAGACGTTGCTGCTGAATCACAACCGACTCACACAACTGCCGCCAGCGCTTACTAAATTCGTCAATTTGAAAGTACTGGATTTGAGCTCCAATTGTTTGACACAATTGCCTGAGGCtatttgcaatttaccgttaGTCACATTGATTgccaaaaataacaatttgtcCAACAAGTCATTGCCGAAATCGTTTGTGATGCGCAACTCAGCCTTGAAGGAGCTGAATTTGAGCGGCAATCAGCTGACGCACTTTCCCGAGCAGGTGCTAGAGCTGCGCCAGTTACGCTACTTCTACGCCGGTGCAAATAGGATAACAGCAATTTCGAAGGATATATGGAAAATGCAAAG CTTGCAGGTACTCTCGCTAGGCGGCAATCAAATTAGCGATGTGCCCGAATCCGTGGGCATGCTCAGCCAACTGCAGGCGCTCGTGCTGTGCGACAATGTCATTGAGAATTTACCAACCAGCATCGCGCATTTGAACAGCCTGAAGTCATTGTTGTTGCACAAAAATCGCCTAAGACACTTGCCAAAAGATATTATCGCATTGAAAAACTTAACAGAG ttgAGCTTGCGCGACAACCCTTTGGTCGTGCGTTTCGTGCAAGATATCGCAATGAAGCCGCCCACATTAATGGAGTTCGCTGCGCGTGTCGTCAAGTGTACCGGCATACCCTACGGTCCCGGCATTGTGCCGCGCACGGTCAATGATTATCTACAGAGCGCCAATTGTTGTGTAAATCCCAAATGCAAGGGTGTATTCTTCGACAATCGCGTGGAACATATCAAGTTTGTCGACTTCTGTGGCAAATATCGTGTACCGTTACTGCATTATTTATGCTCCTCCAAGTGTATTGAGCCAGAGCCAGAGTTGCCACAAACGAGCGGTGCTAATGGTTATATGATGCGTAAGGTGTTGCTCGGCTGA
- the LOC105226119 gene encoding serine/threonine-protein phosphatase 6 catalytic subunit, whose product MSDLDKWIETVKECKYLPENDLKKLCDIVCEILLEESNIQPVSTPVTVCGDIHGQFYDLEELFRTGGQIPDTNYIFMGDFVDRGYYSLETLTRLLTLKARYPDRITLLRGNHESRQITKVYGFFDECFTKYGNANAWKYCCKVFDLLTIAAIIDEEVLCVHGGLSPEIITLDQIRTIDRNGEIPYKGAFCDLVWSDPEDMDLWGQSPRGAGWLFGQLVTKDFMNINNLELICRAHQLVNEGIKYMFDSKLVTVWSAPNYCYRCGNVAAILTFKTAKDRTTSIFNAVPETDRVIPQQNTTPYFL is encoded by the exons ATGTCAGATCTCGATAAGTGGATTGAGACAGTTAAGgaatgtaaatatttgccaGAGAATGACTTGAAAAAACTTTGTGATATCGTGTGTGAAATTTTACTTGAGGAATCCAACATACAACCAGTTAGCACGCCCGTCACAGTATGTGGAGATATACATGGACAGTTTTACGATTTGGAAGAACTCTTCCGCACAGGTGGCCAAATACCTGATACCAACTATATTTTCATGGGTGATTTTGTAGACCGTGGCTATTACAGCCTCGAAACTTTGACACGTCTGCTTACACTGAAG GCACGTTATCCTGACCGTATCACACTACTGCGTGGAAATCATGAATCGCGACAAATTACCAAAGTGTATGGCTTTTTCGATGAATGTTTCACCAAGTATGGAAATGCTAATGCATGGAAATACTGTTGCAAAGTTTTTGACCTGCTGACAATTGCTGCT ATTATTGATGAGGAGGTGCTATGCGTGCATGGTGGTCTCAGTCCAGAAATTATCACACTTGACCAAATACGTACTATAGACCGCAATGGTGAAATTCCTTATAAGGGTGCATTTTGTGATCTCGTGTGGTCAGATCCAGAAGATATGGACCTGTG GGGCCAGAGTCCGCGGGGTGCTGGTTGGTTATTCGGTCAGCTTGTGACAAAGGACTTTATGAATATTAACAATTTAGAATTGATTTGTCGTGCACATCAACTGGTTAATGAAGGTATTAAATACATGTTCGATAGTAAGCTTGTAACAGTGTGGTCAGCGCCCAACTATTGCTATCGTTGTGGCAATGTAGCTGCGATTTTGACGTTTAAAACTGCGAAAGATCGTACAACCAGTATTTTTAATGCGGTGCCAGAAACGGATCGAGTCATACCACAACAGAATACAACACCATATTTTCTGTAA
- the LOC105226117 gene encoding N-chimaerin, producing the protein MSRPSTISVEPSSPVQKVWKPELYKIQLEAPTPKPLHRTRPLTLNIANNEGHCYGPEYHGAMGHLEAEQLLSNKADGTYLLRRSPKADDYFTLSVRFNYRTKHFKIYYKPGKGHYLQEQSKHYDTIHDLVADGLVNFYMQLHAAPIILQINQQTRNCYQQSPYMTLNRRKLRALSHELGKSMVSAKDNCGVIEITNTEVNGDCDSVKAPVNKEVTNKMKDVSDTADLILPLVYEKAHTFKVHNFKGLNWCEFCANFLWGFTAQGMKCEACGFMAHFKCAELVPAKCVPDMKLIRGVFGTDLTTVVQLYQSSVPFVVRRCVEEVEARGMLQEGIYRVSGFADEIDALKLALDRDGEKTDMSEGAYGNVNVIAGTLKLYLRLLPVPLITFQAYPSFMQAARRPNAAEQISNMTEAAKRLPPAHYNCLKFMAEHLKRVASHYAANKMNEHNLATVFAPTLIATPQHLTNLTEEIYMLSTLIANCADIFI; encoded by the exons ATGTCGCGACCTTCAACTATATCTGTGGAGCCCAGTTCACCCGTGCAGAAGGTATGGAAACCCGAGT TGTATAAAATACAGCTGGAAGCGCCCACGCCCAAACCTTTACACCGCACACGGCCCTTAACATTAAATATCGCCAATAATGAAGGGCATTGTTATGGTCCAGAGTATCACGGCGCAATGGGACATCTAGAAGCTGAACAACTTTTGTCCAATAAAGCAGATGGCACTTACTTGTTGCGTCGTAGTCCCAAAGCAGatgattattttactttaagCGTGCGTTTTAATTATCGTACCAAACATTTTAAGATTTATTACAAACCTGGCAAAGGGCACTACTTGCAAGAACAATCCAAGCACTATGACACCATACACGATTTGGTTGCTGACGGCCTGGTTAATTTTTACATGCAATTACATGCTGCACCCATCATACTACAAATTAATCAGCAAACGCGCAATTGCTACCAACAGAGTCCATACATGACACTTAACCGACGTAAATTAAGGGCATTATCTCATGAGCTTGGCAAATCAATGGTGTCGGCGAAAGACAATTGTGGTGTTATAGAAATTACAAACACGGAAGTCAATGGTGATTGCGATAGTGTCAAAGCGCCGGTAAATAAAGAGGTTACCAACAAAATGAAGGACGTTAGTGATACCGCCGACTTGATACTACCACTTGTCTATGAAAAGGCACATACCTTTAAGGTACATAACTTTAAGGGTCTCAATTGGTGTGAGTTTTGTGCGAATTTTCTTTGGGGTTTCACAGCACAGGGTATGAAGTGTGAAGCATGCGGTTTCATGGCGCATTTCAAATGTGCAGAGTTAGTGCCGGCCAAATGTGTGCCGGATATGAAGCTTATACGTGGTGTATTTGGCACTGATTTGACCACGGTGGTGCAACTGTATCAGAGCAGTGTACCATTCGTTGTGAGACGTTGTGTGGAAGAGGTTGAGGCCCGTGGTATGTTGCAAGAAGGTATCTATCGTGTTTCGGGCTTTGCAGATGAAATAGACGCGCTCAAATTAGCGCTGGATCGTGATGGCGAAAAGACGGACATGTCGGAGGGCGCTTATGGCAATGTAAATGTGATAGCTGGCACGTTGAAACTCTATCTGCGTCTACTCCCTGTGCCGCTCATCACTTTTCAGGCTTACCCCAGTTTTATGCAAGCAGCAA GACGTCCTAACGCTGCAGAGCAGATAAGTAATATGACTGAGGCGGCTAAACGTTTACCGCCAGCGCATTACAACTGCCTCAAATTCATGGCAGAGCATttaaaaag AGTGGCTTCCCATTACGCGGCTAACAAAATGAACGAGCATAATTTAGCCACTGTATTTGCACCAACACTGATAGCTACTCCACAGCATTTGACCAATTTAACGGAAGAGATTTATATGTTATCTACATTAATTGCGAATTGCGCGGATATTTTCATTTAG
- the LOC105226116 gene encoding circadian locomoter output cycles protein kaput, with protein sequence MPKVMGSIDAEGNVTAGSHSGREARNLAEKQRRDKVNASIRELATIVPQAADSSRRLDRTGILRCAAHGFRLQYIFGKSVPRKQTMHELSQDPHFADALTYLLDSFFITLTCHGQIVVVSNSVEKLLGHCQSDLYGQNILSITHPDDHPNMLQQLIPRDMEALFRCSHEYQMQQQNNDSNSNENTDTLRDINERLRNDKRSFVVRLARAGTRSEANRKYELVRIDGCFRRSDYSCSNGTFPIVSHVLRRTRYNGTEGVHAMQHDVIAQAALHGISGNDVVLVAMARIIHTPKITHYLTSENSGRMEYRTRHLIDGRIIDCDQRIGLVAGYMRDEVYNLSPFSFIHHDDVRWVIVALRQMYDNFDEQGESYYRLLTRNGTFIYLHSQGYYDTVDTERNVYSFVCINTLLDEEEGRYYMEDMKRRFSTIIHSNLPISSTVDAPASHDPVRLERSVMFLIDNLQTRRTQGNGTGCGEDTATQADNVRTKTRRLMLVPPEVSSVRSSIMQSLSVVNIAAKNLRRNIRRKARRDLRRAQRGPQSCSDSSDTSISIDSSDEDVANEQNTASSDSMYTDATQANLMRPSVLQMNTGASTSQRSALEQRLTASTIGEFDASNATHTPALKRARATVMAASCSNGRCNSGKIKSTKIYVEEIIHQPKTSMSTLLTPPATTMPIASTTEIHEVINNSLENIDQSLQSIQANARNLCQQHAQFLPQNVPQNFNQQLDEIIVEHQRQAEQLINIRNEYDVHLQQQLTQQQPLELQQTQLPAFDDLAAIDLPLLPQLVFSSDEQSPRIDAAPNASNYVEASATILSELEKRL encoded by the exons ATGCCAAAAGTAATGGGATCAATTGATGCGGAAGGGAATGTGACCGCCGGGTCCCATAGTGGACGTGAGGCACGCAATTTAGCCGAAAAGCAACGCCGGGACAAAGTAAATGCAAGTATACGAGAACTAGCTACCATAGTGCCGCAGGCGGCGGATTCATCGCGACGATTGGACAGGACCGGTATACTAAGGTGTGCAGCGCATGGTTTTCGTTTGCAGTACATATTTGGTAAATCAGTGCCAAGAAAACAGACAATGCATGAGCTCTCACAAGATCCACATTTTGCGGATGCGTTGACATACTTATTAGACAGCTTCTTTATAACATTAACCTGTCATGGACAAATTGTCGTAGTATCAAACAGTGTGGAGAAATTACTCGGACATTGCCAATCGGATCTCTATGGACAAAATATACTGAGCATAACACATCCAGACGATCATCCGAATATGCTGCAACAACTAATACCACGTGACATGGAAGCACTATTCCGTTGTAGTCACGAATATCAAATGCAGCAGCAAAATAATGATAGTAACAGCAATGAAAACACTGATACGTTGAGAGACATCAATGAACGCTTGCGTAATGATAAACGTTCATTTGTTGTACGTCTAGCACGGGCGGGTACACGTTCAGAGGCGAATCGAAAGTATGAATTGGTGCGAATTGATGGCTGTTTTCGACGCAGCGACTACTCCTGCTCAAATGGCACATTTCCCATTGTTTCACATGTTTTACGGCGGACACGTTACAATGGCACTGAAGGTGTCCATGCAATGCAGCATGATGTTATAGCGCAAGCCGCACTACACGGCATCAGTGGCAACGATGTGGTGCTTGTAGCTATGGCACGCATCATACATACACCAAAGATTACCCATTATCTAACGAGCGAGAATAGCGGACGCATGGAATATAGAACACGCCACTTAATAGACGGACGAATAATTGACTGTGATCAGCGTATCGGGCTGGTGGCTGGATACATGAGAGATGAG GTCTACAATCTTAGCCCATTCTCTTTCATACACCACGATGATGTGCGTTGGGTAATTGTCGCGTTACGCCAGATGTACGACAATTTTGACGAGCAAGGTGAAAGCTATTATCGCCTACTCACACGGAATGGAACCTTTATTTATCTGCATTCGCAAGGCTACTATGATACCGTAGACACCGAGCGTAATGTCTACTCCTTCGTTTGTATCAACACGCTGTTAGATGAAGAGGAGGGCCGTTATTACATGGAGGATATGAAGCGACGATTTTCCACAATTATACATTCGAATTTGCCCATCTCTTCAACAGTGGACGCACCTGCCTCTCACGATCCGGTACGTTTGGAACGCAGtgtaatgtttttaattgaCAATTTACAAACACGTCGTACGCAAGGTAATGGCACAGGCTGCGGTGAAGATACCGCTACACAGGCAGACAATGTGCGAACAAAAACCCGACGTCTGATGTTGGTGCCGCCGGAAGTCTCCTCGGTGCGCAGCTCAATCATGCAATCGTTGTCTGTGGTGAATATTGCTGCTAAGAATTTGCGCAGAAATATACGTCGAAAGGCGCGCAGAGATTTGCGTAGGGCGCAAAGAGGACCGCAAAGCTGCAGCGATAGCAGTGATACATCCATCTCAATAGATAGCAGTGATGAAGATGTTGCGAATGAACAAAACACTGCTTCGTCCGATTCCATGTACACAGATGCAACGCAAGCGAATTTGATGCGGCCAAGCGTGCTGCAGATGAATACAGGGGCATCCACAAGTCAGCGAAGTGCGCTGGAACAGCGCCTAACTGCATCGACAATTGGCGAATTTGATGCGAGCAATGCAACACACACACCCGCGTTAAAGCGTGCACGTGCAACGGTAATGGCAGCTAGTTGTAGCAACGGCAGGTGCAATAGTGGCAAGATAAAGAGCACCAAAATATACGTTGAAGAAATCATTCATCAACCGAAAACTAGCATGAGCACGCTACTAACGCCACCCGCAACCACTATGCCAATTGCAAGCACGACAGAAATCCATGAAGTCATCAACAATTCTTTGGAGAACATCGATCAGTCGCTACAGAGCATACAAGCGAATGCACGCAATTTGTGCCAACAACATGCGCAatttttgcctcaaaatgtgcCACAGAACTTCAATCAGCAACTGGATGAGATTATTGTGGAACATCAGCGCCAAGCTGAGCAGCTCATTAACATCAGAAATGAGTATGATGTACATTTGCAGCAACAGCTGACGCAACAACAACCATTAGAGTTACAACAAACACAATTGCCCGCATTTGATGATTTAGCTGCTATAGATCTACCGCTATTGCCGCAGTTGGTATTTTCCAGCGATGAACAATCGCCGCGCATCGATGCTGCGCCGAATGCCAGCAATTATGTAGAGGCGAGTGCTACAATCCTTAGTGAGTTGGAAAAGCGGCTATAG